A genomic window from Treponema maltophilum ATCC 51939 includes:
- a CDS encoding IdeS/Mac family cysteine endopeptidase (This family includes IgM or IgG-cleaving cysteine proteases.) yields MKLYTIKNIKSIMIMLSLFLLLVSCKEGYTAKKAPAAPLAISVASDETSVSVVKGDTYRLQAKVLPENAANKRLSFSSSAEETASVNPDGLITAHKEGNAVITIRAANGVQKAINLTVTPEPVPVTNIEFEEEPPASLIIGDTYKLKAKVEPDNATDKSLTYAANNNNAAVAPDGMVTAQSEGSVIITVASQSAPSKTKTVTIEIKKKPQIKYESKQAVMRESAAGTYTFEVQTIDGKLDYEPCFTSNKDKLPWITGTPAISSRTDPNKDEISFTCTENKTVWDRRAYIKFWDKTAKAYVKNADGKDDLTVNIIQKKNENPVVHYKWVKGINAPTADQKEIMPIIYNSTPTGDYYEQPYVFKWNETADTNFYNARKLSKLRKDDFPHDYFVIEGIDNKKKQGTDLSQCWAKTASNMLHWWFEQNKDYIEQYKQKAAIEAWKRPLYKHDYIRGLTDKDEGKKSDIANIFRVYTHDKSYGGYIEDGLTWYLYKRDGQKTLGSIYPGLFNDVFTFDTKPINTERCETKKEFERIMNEAFDKGRAIGLFWKGSKGRLYQHAVTCWGAAYDEENNIICLYIAESNLTEPALYPYGVQYRGNIYDEPEQNRAYMFNYYLSKLEDIYVDSITTLDLGEEQWKAWLAAH; encoded by the coding sequence ATGAAATTATATACAATTAAAAATATTAAAAGTATTATGATTATGTTGAGCCTATTCCTTTTACTTGTTTCGTGCAAAGAAGGTTATACGGCAAAAAAGGCTCCTGCCGCCCCTTTGGCGATTTCCGTCGCTTCCGATGAAACTTCAGTTTCCGTTGTGAAAGGCGATACGTACCGCCTGCAAGCGAAAGTTTTGCCCGAAAACGCGGCAAACAAAAGGCTCAGCTTTTCGTCGAGCGCCGAAGAAACCGCTTCGGTAAACCCCGACGGTTTAATTACGGCGCATAAAGAAGGCAATGCCGTGATTACGATCAGAGCGGCAAACGGCGTGCAAAAGGCAATAAATCTTACCGTTACGCCGGAACCGGTTCCCGTTACAAATATCGAATTTGAAGAAGAACCGCCCGCCTCTTTGATTATCGGCGATACCTATAAACTCAAGGCGAAAGTAGAGCCCGATAACGCGACCGATAAGTCCCTTACCTACGCCGCAAACAATAATAATGCGGCTGTTGCTCCCGACGGTATGGTAACCGCCCAATCGGAAGGTTCCGTAATCATAACCGTAGCATCCCAAAGCGCCCCCTCCAAAACGAAAACGGTTACGATTGAAATTAAAAAGAAGCCGCAAATCAAATACGAATCAAAACAAGCCGTTATGAGAGAAAGCGCTGCGGGAACATATACATTCGAAGTGCAAACGATAGACGGCAAATTGGATTATGAACCGTGCTTTACGTCGAATAAGGATAAGCTCCCGTGGATTACGGGAACTCCGGCAATCAGTTCACGAACCGATCCCAATAAGGATGAAATTTCGTTTACCTGTACGGAAAACAAAACCGTATGGGACAGGCGCGCATATATAAAGTTTTGGGATAAAACGGCAAAAGCCTATGTTAAAAATGCGGACGGCAAAGACGATTTGACCGTAAACATTATTCAAAAAAAGAATGAGAATCCCGTTGTGCATTACAAATGGGTTAAAGGTATCAATGCGCCTACTGCCGATCAAAAAGAAATAATGCCGATAATTTATAACAGTACCCCCACAGGCGATTATTATGAGCAGCCGTATGTGTTCAAGTGGAATGAAACTGCCGATACGAACTTTTACAATGCACGAAAATTATCCAAACTACGTAAGGATGATTTCCCGCACGATTATTTCGTGATAGAAGGGATAGACAATAAAAAGAAACAAGGAACAGATCTTAGTCAATGTTGGGCTAAAACCGCTTCCAATATGCTGCATTGGTGGTTTGAACAAAATAAAGACTATATTGAGCAGTATAAGCAAAAAGCTGCCATTGAAGCGTGGAAACGGCCTTTATATAAGCATGATTATATCAGAGGTTTAACCGATAAAGATGAAGGCAAAAAAAGCGATATAGCCAATATTTTTAGGGTCTACACACATGATAAGTCGTATGGCGGTTATATAGAAGACGGCCTGACGTGGTACCTGTATAAAAGAGACGGTCAAAAAACTTTAGGTTCAATCTATCCCGGGCTATTCAATGATGTTTTCACATTTGATACAAAACCTATTAATACGGAGCGGTGTGAAACAAAAAAAGAATTTGAACGGATTATGAATGAAGCGTTTGATAAGGGACGGGCGATCGGTTTGTTTTGGAAGGGTTCCAAAGGCAGACTATATCAACATGCCGTAACATGCTGGGGTGCGGCTTATGACGAAGAAAATAATATCATCTGCCTCTATATTGCCGAATCGAACTTAACGGAACCGGCTCTTTATCCGTACGGCGTTCAATACCGCGGCAACATCTATGATGAACCGGAGCAAAACAGAGCATATATGTTCAATTATTATTTAAGCAAACTTGAAGATATCTATGTCGACAGCATAACCACCTTAGACCTCGGCGAAGAGCAGTGGAAAGCGTGGCTGGCGGCGCACTAA
- a CDS encoding BMP family lipoprotein, with amino-acid sequence MKKILLVLIALLSVAGIVFAGGNKDAASSTLPTIRLITDDTSIDDKSFNAAAWRGILEFYGDTWENQKNRGQLYDVVACQTRDMYIPNLKQAADKGYDLIITTGFTFAEAVGEVAALYPDQKFVIIDVDWVGKPNLAEFVYSEEQGSFLVGAAAALQAQAEGVKNPKFGFIGGVPGATITKFEMGYVQGIRSVLPNAQIVDYYANDWGAPEKAKAQAKNWYDSGVTTIFSAAGGTGNGTIAQAKEYRSQGKKVWAIGVDSDQYEDGVYADGKSVVLTSMIKKVETATLMSLKAVADGSFKGGVYRLDLAGNGVDYATTNKELKADVVKKVNAMKADIISGKVKVVGTYKEALAKGLVPAGLGAKDD; translated from the coding sequence GTGAAAAAAATTCTTCTCGTTTTGATCGCTTTATTGTCGGTAGCCGGAATCGTATTCGCCGGCGGCAATAAAGACGCGGCGTCAAGCACTCTGCCTACGATACGGCTCATCACCGATGATACCAGTATCGACGACAAATCCTTTAATGCGGCGGCATGGCGCGGTATTTTGGAATTCTACGGCGACACGTGGGAAAATCAAAAAAACCGCGGACAATTATATGATGTCGTTGCCTGCCAAACGCGGGATATGTATATTCCGAACTTAAAGCAAGCCGCCGACAAGGGCTACGACCTTATCATTACGACCGGCTTTACCTTTGCCGAAGCCGTAGGCGAAGTTGCAGCCTTGTATCCCGACCAGAAGTTTGTAATTATCGACGTGGACTGGGTCGGCAAACCCAATTTGGCCGAGTTCGTATATTCGGAAGAACAGGGTTCTTTCCTCGTCGGGGCTGCGGCCGCTTTGCAGGCTCAAGCCGAAGGAGTTAAAAATCCCAAATTCGGTTTTATCGGCGGCGTTCCCGGAGCTACGATCACCAAATTCGAAATGGGCTATGTGCAGGGAATCCGCTCAGTGCTGCCCAACGCACAGATTGTCGATTATTATGCGAACGACTGGGGCGCACCCGAAAAAGCGAAAGCCCAAGCTAAAAACTGGTACGATTCGGGCGTTACGACGATTTTCTCTGCAGCCGGCGGAACCGGAAACGGCACTATCGCGCAGGCTAAAGAATACCGCTCGCAGGGCAAAAAAGTATGGGCGATCGGTGTAGACTCGGATCAATATGAAGACGGTGTTTATGCCGACGGAAAATCGGTTGTTCTTACGTCGATGATTAAAAAGGTTGAAACGGCGACGCTGATGTCGTTAAAAGCCGTTGCCGACGGCAGCTTCAAGGGCGGCGTGTACAGGCTCGACTTGGCAGGAAACGGCGTCGATTATGCGACGACAAATAAAGAATTGAAGGCCGACGTTGTAAAAAAAGTAAACGCGATGAAAGCCGATATTATTTCCGGAAAAGTCAAAGTTGTCGGAACTTATAAAGAAGCTTTGGCTAAAGGGCTTGTTCCGGCCGGTTTGGGCGCAAAAGACGACTAA
- the infB gene encoding translation initiation factor IF-2 translates to MAEELDKKPKFRVNKQRPEQTPSAASAAGTAAPEKKKVVVVKKKTVAPKPEAHASVRVAVKAVPASSAAPSSENLSVKKPSSISELSPPRPNVKQGNLAGRPYGASGARVQNRPNRYQDSGFTGAQARDGAQSRDGFQGRGERPSYQGGRRDAQGGFGAQRGREGGYKAGGFQAGRTGSGPRRPGEGRSAGGRPGFMPRPGFGGSQAPLPETKKTPSKKTFTKKKAVYSRKDREEDLEDKLFNQKKKQAAKASVVPERIEIMETVSVSDLAKKMNLKASEIIAKLMSMGMMVSITQSIDSDTATLLASEYNCDVKVVSLYEETVIATEKDNEADMAPRPPVVTIMGHVDHGKTKTLDAIRSTNVVATEFGGITQHIGAYMVETPKGRITFLDTPGHEAFTMMRARGAKVTDIVVLVVAADDGVMPQTVEAINHAKDAGVPIVVAVNKIDKPEANPDRVMTQLSEMGLMPEEWGGQTQFVKISALKKEGLDELLDAILLQAEILELKANWKCRAEGKVIESRIDHGRGVVATIIVERGTLRTGDPYVAGIYSGRVRAIFNDRGQKIDEATPSMPVEILGLEAMPNAGDPFQVTDTERTARDVSLKRQELKRFEDAKNIKKVTLDNLYDTIDEGEVMELKVIVKADLQGSAEALKESLEKLSTRDIRLVVIHSSAGAINESDVMLAAADSNAIIIGFNVRPTPKAKILADQEKVDIRKYNIIYKAVEEITLAMEGMLKPDVKEEVIGMLEVRDTFKVPKVGLIAGSYVTQGLIKRTSSVNVIRDGIVIYTGKVSSLKRFKDDAKEVAAGFECGVGIDQWHDIKVGDQLEVFEYTEVARKLGDSESASKKTSKKEKAKADSAEAKDASAEKESSDSEA, encoded by the coding sequence ATGGCGGAAGAATTGGATAAAAAACCGAAGTTCAGAGTAAACAAGCAGCGGCCCGAGCAAACGCCGTCTGCAGCATCCGCTGCAGGAACGGCTGCGCCGGAAAAGAAAAAAGTTGTCGTCGTAAAAAAGAAAACCGTTGCGCCCAAGCCGGAGGCTCATGCTTCCGTACGGGTTGCGGTTAAAGCGGTTCCCGCTTCTTCGGCCGCTCCTTCAAGCGAAAACCTTTCCGTCAAAAAACCGTCTTCAATTTCCGAATTAAGTCCGCCCCGTCCCAACGTAAAGCAGGGCAATCTTGCAGGCCGTCCTTACGGGGCTTCCGGGGCAAGGGTACAAAACAGGCCGAACCGCTATCAGGATTCGGGCTTTACCGGAGCGCAAGCGCGCGACGGCGCCCAGTCCCGCGACGGTTTTCAGGGCAGGGGAGAACGCCCGTCATATCAGGGCGGCAGGCGCGATGCTCAAGGCGGATTCGGCGCACAAAGGGGCCGCGAAGGCGGCTATAAGGCGGGCGGTTTTCAAGCCGGCAGAACCGGAAGCGGTCCGCGTCGTCCGGGCGAAGGGCGAAGCGCCGGAGGAAGACCGGGTTTTATGCCGCGGCCGGGATTCGGCGGTTCTCAAGCTCCGCTTCCCGAAACGAAAAAAACGCCTTCAAAAAAAACGTTTACAAAGAAAAAAGCCGTCTATTCGCGTAAAGACCGCGAAGAAGATTTGGAAGATAAACTTTTTAATCAGAAAAAAAAGCAAGCCGCAAAGGCGAGCGTAGTTCCCGAACGAATCGAAATTATGGAAACCGTTTCCGTTTCCGATTTGGCCAAAAAGATGAACTTAAAAGCGTCGGAAATTATCGCCAAGCTGATGTCGATGGGAATGATGGTGTCGATTACGCAATCCATCGATTCGGATACGGCGACCTTGCTTGCTTCCGAATACAACTGCGACGTAAAAGTCGTCAGTCTGTATGAAGAAACGGTTATCGCAACCGAAAAGGACAACGAAGCCGATATGGCTCCCCGGCCGCCGGTTGTTACGATTATGGGACACGTCGACCACGGAAAGACGAAAACCCTCGACGCAATCCGCAGTACGAACGTGGTCGCGACCGAATTCGGCGGCATTACCCAGCACATCGGCGCATATATGGTTGAAACGCCTAAGGGACGTATTACCTTTTTGGATACGCCCGGTCACGAAGCCTTTACGATGATGCGGGCGCGCGGAGCGAAGGTTACCGACATTGTCGTGTTGGTTGTCGCCGCCGACGACGGCGTGATGCCGCAGACGGTCGAAGCGATAAACCACGCAAAAGATGCCGGCGTCCCGATTGTCGTTGCGGTAAATAAAATCGATAAACCCGAAGCGAACCCCGACCGCGTTATGACGCAACTTTCCGAGATGGGGCTTATGCCCGAAGAATGGGGCGGCCAAACGCAGTTTGTAAAAATCAGCGCGCTTAAAAAAGAGGGCTTGGACGAGCTTTTGGACGCGATATTGCTGCAAGCCGAAATTCTCGAATTGAAGGCGAATTGGAAGTGCCGCGCCGAGGGCAAGGTTATAGAATCGCGCATAGACCACGGGCGCGGTGTTGTCGCGACGATTATCGTCGAGCGCGGAACGCTCCGCACCGGAGATCCGTACGTTGCCGGTATTTATTCCGGCCGCGTGCGCGCAATCTTTAACGACCGCGGTCAAAAAATCGACGAAGCGACTCCTTCGATGCCGGTTGAAATTCTCGGTTTGGAAGCCATGCCGAATGCCGGCGATCCCTTCCAAGTTACCGACACCGAACGCACGGCGCGCGACGTTTCGCTTAAGCGGCAGGAACTCAAGCGCTTTGAAGACGCAAAGAACATCAAAAAAGTTACGCTCGACAACCTCTACGATACAATCGACGAGGGCGAGGTTATGGAACTCAAGGTTATCGTCAAAGCCGATTTGCAGGGTTCCGCCGAAGCGCTTAAAGAATCGCTTGAAAAGCTGTCGACGCGCGATATACGCTTGGTCGTCATTCACTCTTCGGCCGGCGCAATCAACGAAAGCGACGTTATGCTTGCGGCCGCCGACTCGAACGCGATTATCATCGGCTTTAACGTGCGCCCGACGCCCAAAGCGAAGATTTTGGCCGATCAGGAAAAAGTCGATATCCGCAAATACAACATCATCTATAAAGCGGTTGAGGAAATCACCCTTGCGATGGAAGGCATGCTCAAGCCGGACGTCAAAGAAGAAGTTATCGGTATGCTGGAAGTGCGCGATACGTTCAAGGTGCCGAAGGTCGGCCTTATCGCCGGATCCTACGTTACGCAGGGACTTATCAAGCGCACGAGCAGCGTAAACGTTATCCGCGACGGCATCGTTATTTACACGGGTAAAGTGTCTTCACTCAAGCGGTTTAAAGACGATGCGAAAGAAGTCGCCGCGGGATTCGAATGCGGCGTCGGCATAGATCAATGGCACGACATTAAAGTCGGCGATCAGCTTGAAGTGTTCGAATACACGGAAGTTGCGCGCAAACTCGGCGACAGCGAAAGCGCTTCCAAAAAAACTTCGAAAAAAGAAAAAGCGAAGGCCGATAGTGCCGAAGCTAAAGACGCTTCCGCGGAAAAAGAATCTTCGGATTCGGAGGCTTAA
- the truB gene encoding tRNA pseudouridine(55) synthase TruB — protein MDVSPVSGILPYAKHSGITSFASLGCIKKALHTKKVGHTGTLDSFAEGLLVVLTGSLTRLVPYFTLFDKTYEAVISFGEETDTLDPCGTVVRSAPLPDAASFERAFTSFRGNLMQRPPSYSAVHVNGKRASDLAREGRAALLPEREVAVYQSDILEMRFVQEGGRSRVRYARVFFHVSKGTYIRSLARDLAAACGSAAHLIGLKRTKVGCFDIAQASFSDMLGSFTIDSVLSRTQTESSDRSGPSCSGDKSAEDGENLIRRSLMSFDRQAAKYCGLGLLTLRPNRRFDFANGKTLKPDFFTDFERFPRSLQAPLDAQSEPQAFAVFLPDGTFLGVVERSAQTGKLAYGFVIH, from the coding sequence ATGGATGTGAGTCCCGTATCCGGCATTTTGCCGTACGCAAAACACAGCGGCATAACCAGTTTCGCGTCTTTGGGCTGTATAAAAAAAGCGCTGCACACGAAAAAGGTCGGTCACACCGGTACGCTCGATTCTTTTGCCGAAGGCCTTTTGGTCGTTTTGACCGGAAGCCTTACGCGCCTTGTGCCGTATTTTACTCTTTTCGATAAAACCTACGAAGCCGTTATTTCCTTCGGCGAAGAAACCGATACCCTCGATCCGTGCGGAACTGTCGTGCGCAGTGCGCCTTTACCCGACGCGGCTTCTTTTGAGCGGGCTTTTACCTCTTTTCGCGGCAACCTTATGCAGCGGCCGCCCTCATATTCGGCCGTTCATGTAAACGGAAAAAGAGCTTCCGACCTTGCGCGGGAGGGAAGGGCGGCTCTTTTGCCCGAACGCGAGGTCGCCGTGTATCAAAGCGATATACTTGAAATGCGCTTCGTGCAGGAAGGCGGGCGGTCCCGTGTGCGTTATGCGCGCGTTTTTTTTCATGTTTCCAAAGGAACCTATATTCGAAGCCTGGCGCGCGATTTGGCCGCAGCCTGCGGTTCGGCCGCCCACCTTATCGGCTTAAAGCGCACGAAAGTCGGGTGTTTCGATATCGCTCAAGCCTCATTTTCCGATATGCTCGGCTCCTTTACGATAGATTCCGTACTGAGCCGCACGCAAACCGAATCTTCCGACCGCAGCGGCCCGAGCTGTTCCGGCGATAAAAGCGCCGAGGACGGTGAAAACCTCATCCGCCGTTCTCTTATGTCCTTTGATCGACAGGCGGCAAAATACTGCGGGCTCGGTTTGCTTACGCTTCGTCCGAACCGCCGCTTCGATTTTGCAAACGGAAAAACGCTAAAACCCGATTTTTTTACGGACTTTGAGCGTTTCCCCCGGTCGCTGCAAGCGCCGCTTGATGCTCAAAGTGAGCCGCAAGCCTTTGCCGTGTTTTTGCCCGACGGCACGTTTTTAGGTGTTGTCGAGCGGAGTGCGCAAACCGGAAAGCTCGCGTACGGTTTTGTCATACATTAG
- a CDS encoding ABC transporter ATP-binding protein gives MENNAIEMIGITKTFPGVVANDDVTIKVRENEVLALLGENGAGKSTLMSVLFGAYEADQGIIKIRGKEVKIKDPNAATALGIGMVHQHFKLVHNYTVTENIVLGMESVNRFGVLDLKTAEKRVAELSEQYGLMVNPRDKIEDITVGMQQRVEILKTLYRNADIIIFDEPTAVLTPQEIDELMNIIRRLKAEGKTIIIITHKLDEIKAVGERCTVLRRGRLIGTVNVADVTEHDLAEMMVGRAVKFEIDKKPANPSRTVLALKHLCVKSSRGRLAVKDLSLDVRAGEIVGIAGVDGNGQSELIYAITGLLPVESGSIMLNGTDITKYSIRERIEAGVGHIPEDRQKHGLVSEFTAAENIVLKNYYKAPYSSKSGLLNYQAIEAKTAELIRDFDIRAGEGTATIAGSMSGGNKQKLIIAREIELSPEVLVVAQPTRGLDVGAIEYIRQRIIDERDKGRAVLLVSFELDEIMNLCDRIATISKGSIVGVFNAGEVTEREIGVMMAGSKHKNTQEVPA, from the coding sequence ATGGAAAATAATGCGATAGAGATGATCGGCATCACAAAAACCTTTCCGGGCGTCGTTGCAAACGATGATGTAACGATTAAAGTCCGCGAAAACGAAGTTTTGGCTTTGTTGGGCGAAAACGGTGCCGGAAAATCGACTCTTATGTCGGTGCTTTTCGGCGCGTATGAAGCCGATCAGGGTATAATCAAAATACGCGGAAAAGAAGTTAAGATAAAGGATCCGAATGCGGCAACCGCTTTGGGTATAGGCATGGTTCACCAGCACTTTAAGCTTGTGCATAATTATACGGTTACCGAAAATATCGTACTCGGAATGGAGTCGGTAAACCGCTTTGGGGTGCTTGATCTTAAAACGGCGGAAAAACGCGTGGCCGAACTTTCCGAACAATACGGTCTTATGGTAAATCCGCGCGACAAAATAGAAGATATTACGGTCGGCATGCAGCAGCGCGTGGAAATACTTAAAACGCTGTACCGCAACGCCGACATTATCATCTTCGACGAACCGACCGCTGTTCTTACGCCGCAGGAAATCGACGAGCTTATGAACATTATCCGCCGTCTGAAAGCCGAAGGCAAAACAATCATCATTATTACGCATAAGCTGGACGAAATAAAAGCCGTCGGCGAACGCTGCACGGTTTTGCGCCGCGGCCGCCTGATCGGTACGGTGAACGTTGCCGACGTAACCGAGCACGACCTTGCCGAAATGATGGTCGGCCGCGCGGTTAAATTCGAAATCGATAAAAAACCGGCGAATCCGAGCCGCACCGTGCTTGCATTGAAGCACTTGTGCGTTAAAAGCAGCCGCGGCCGCCTTGCCGTAAAAGATTTGTCGCTCGACGTGCGTGCCGGCGAAATCGTCGGTATTGCCGGCGTTGACGGGAATGGCCAAAGCGAACTTATCTATGCGATTACGGGACTTTTGCCGGTTGAAAGCGGCAGTATTATGCTGAACGGAACCGATATTACGAAATACAGTATCCGCGAACGCATAGAAGCCGGCGTCGGGCACATTCCCGAAGACCGGCAAAAGCACGGTTTGGTATCCGAATTTACCGCCGCCGAAAATATCGTGCTTAAAAATTATTATAAAGCGCCTTACAGTTCCAAAAGCGGGCTGCTTAATTATCAGGCGATAGAAGCGAAAACTGCCGAGCTTATCCGCGATTTCGACATCCGCGCCGGAGAAGGAACGGCAACTATTGCCGGCAGTATGTCCGGCGGCAACAAGCAAAAACTTATTATCGCGCGCGAAATAGAACTTTCGCCCGAAGTGCTTGTCGTTGCGCAGCCTACGCGCGGCTTGGACGTCGGCGCCATAGAATATATCCGCCAAAGGATTATCGACGAGCGCGACAAGGGGCGGGCGGTTTTGCTTGTTTCGTTCGAACTCGATGAAATTATGAACCTCTGCGACCGTATCGCAACCATATCGAAGGGCTCGATTGTCGGCGTCTTTAATGCGGGCGAAGTTACCGAACGGGAAATCGGCGTTATGATGGCGGGTTCAAAACATAAAAATACGCAAGAGGTTCCGGCATGA
- the rbfA gene encoding 30S ribosome-binding factor RbfA: MGEFRLIRLGEQIREEIASMIISEQIKDPRVSTFLNINRVEVSRDLSFAKVYVSSFLTDKSTEKGVKGLENAAGFIQTVLSKKLRLRQFPKLTFIADSSIKEGMDMVRKLNELEQHEGERKT; the protein is encoded by the coding sequence ATGGGAGAATTCCGTCTTATTCGCTTGGGCGAGCAGATTCGGGAAGAAATCGCTTCGATGATTATTTCCGAGCAGATAAAGGATCCGCGCGTTTCAACTTTTTTGAATATCAATCGGGTTGAAGTGAGCCGGGATTTGTCCTTTGCGAAAGTATACGTTTCCAGTTTTTTGACCGATAAATCGACCGAAAAGGGCGTTAAAGGCTTGGAAAATGCCGCGGGCTTTATTCAAACCGTGTTGAGCAAAAAACTGAGGCTGCGCCAATTCCCCAAACTGACTTTTATTGCCGATTCGAGCATAAAGGAAGGAATGGATATGGTGCGAAAACTCAACGAGCTTGAACAGCACGAAGGCGAACGCAAGACCTGA